Within the Gossypium raimondii isolate GPD5lz chromosome 12, ASM2569854v1, whole genome shotgun sequence genome, the region TAGTTTCGGAGAGGGCATTTACTCCGATTATGACCGGGTAATCTACATACGCCACACAAATTCCCGtcagatttctccctaatgtccatttcgTTATGGATTCTGGATGATTGCGGACGACCTTTCAGGTTTCTACTCAACCTTATGTCTGGGACTAGCTCGAAGGTCGTCGGAGGTACCTCCCAAGTAGATAGGTCAGGAAGCACGGGGAACTCGTTTTCCCATACACGCAACGTGCGTTTGATGGTGTACACTTCATCGATAAATTGTTCTACATTGAGCCCAACTTTAGCACAAGCTGCCACGACATGTGCACATGGAAAATGAAGTGTTTCAAACCTTCTGCAGTCGCACCGTCTATTTcggagatcaactccgtaggacctaGGTGGTATACTGGGTCGACGACCGATGGTCTCTGTAACTCGAAACGTTTCATTATGTCGTGAATATACTTTTACTGTCATCGACCTCGCCATTCGACGGTTTACAACCATTGCATCCCTAATGCCTTCGACAAAGACATGTCCCGCCTCCATCTGGTTCACTtgttgctgacccattcttggcatcaaggtagccaacctGTAGAACGTTGCCGAGAAGACAGATGAAATTGGAAGATGTCGTGTTTTTAATAACACAGCGTTGATCCCCTCCACTAAGTTTGTAgtcatttgaccataacgaaagccctcgtcaaaactttgagcctaTTGCCACGGCTCCATGGTACCCAGCCACTGCTGGAAAGATGTGTTGGTTtgaccctccatgtcactctcaagccGGGCCATTCTTTGGCAAAAAATGTGTGGCTCTAGCTCGTACGCtgcatatgtattaaaaaaatttaagttacagTATTgctctaaaacattaaaacttatatttaaaagataaggtaattctttacccattctcacaacttgtctcttccagtctgcattcttataatctcgcTGGAAGTTAGCGCGATGTCTTGGGATGCACGATAAGCAGATCGCCATGGTACACCAGAACGCCTAATGGATGCAATTAATCCTTTCCTTCTATCGAaaatgatgcaaatattatcaTTGCTAATCACATACCTCCGCAGGGTAAGAAAGAACTCCCACGATTCCATGTTCTCCTTATCGACGATGGCAAATACTATCGGAAGTACGTTCCTGTTGCCGTCTTGAGCAACCGCAAGAAGTAAGATCTGTGTGTATTTTCCATATAGCCAGGTTCCATCTACTTGCACAAATGGTTTGCAGTAGGGAAATGCGCACACACATTGATCAAAAGTCCggaacatccgatggaaaattctttttctcgattgtaGTTAGTCATTTGGCCCGTCATAAGATCGTGTCTGCAACTTAATTACAGTCCTCGGCACGTGTTCCCTCATGGCGGCTATCCATCCCTGTAATTCATTGTACGATGCATCGAAATCTCCGTACAATTGCTCcattgccatctgtttagctatccatgccttccggtatgatactcgatactggaatcgtgcttgtaTTTCAGcaatcagtaccgaaactttaatggtaggcatgtctttcaccattggcatgatgcatgtacagatagttttggagtcaagttttcgatgatcttctgtcatacgtgttgaagtgcatgtgtggggcccaacaaattttcgtatttcCCACATCTGCGACTTCTGCATAAATGTAGCTCGTACCAATTGCGACCTTCACGACCTCCAACACTCTCCaatatataatgttggtttagaCTCGATGACTTTGTAATCTACtgatatattcatgctataccgCTTAATCGCAAACATACATTCTTCCTTGCTTTCAAATCTCTGGCCCACGCGTAACTCATCCGGATCGAATATCGCCCATTCGGTAAGCATGTGGTATTTCAGGTACTCGGAAACTCAATTTGCTGCCGCATCGGGGTCTATTCGAGACATGTGTgccccaggattattgtgtatcacaatacgaCGAATCTGGTTTCCGACTGAAGAAGCATTAACATTTACATCCTCATTCACCCCTTCGTCGTCAATATCATCCGGGACCTCGTCTGCGTCGGATCACTCTCACTATCCACTTCGTAATCAACAGGATCACTTCTATAGTatacatcatcaccaaccacatcagtCTCGGCTGCAGCATTAAGGTCAATATTTATCCCATGTATAGGTGATTGACTATCAACATACGATACCGGAGCCACCATACACGACGCTTTAACTCCATCTTCTTCACCTAATGGAGTGGGATCTTCAATTGCCTTCACActggctaactcagcaaataactgaATCGGTGCATTTTTGTTACTCGAAGtcccacaataaagagcgaccattgtttccacgtcttcatcgtctacaagttccatttcggtaaattttattggatcTGTTGatactggaaacttgtagaaaacttttgatatccttctcccacaacgtctataaattttttcactaattttttccttcatatcatcaaacaaGATATTTCTATCAAATCTCATTGCTACTTGtttgcgacattcaaatatatatcccacagttgttgttaaaatttctccatcgaaataaacgcatacaaaaagcGATTCTCCATTTTCAATACTAGATCgtaaaaagaatttcaaatttcttaaaacagtttcaaaatgtaaacaaaatacataaaaattttaatgcaaaatttttcattcagaagctaacaaaattaataacttgacaaaataactttcaaataataaaattactaacaagactctacattctatttaaaaaaaaaccaaaatacctaatttttttcttcttttccttccttcttttcttctgctttcttccttcttttcttctacttccttccttcttctttcttccGTTTCTGTAGTCAAATTTATGTCTGTgttgggggtatttatagagAAAAATCACAGCATTGGCGCCTTTCAGTATGacaccaccattggcgcctcccagataggcaccaccattggcgcctcccagATAGTCGCCAATACTATGTATTATATGGGTTATATACTAACccgaaaaagtataaaattatattttattcaaaaaaaatattattattttattcattggcgcctatcaaataggctccaatgaaaaagtaacttattttggtaaatttttttcgacatcctatttcagtatttttttatactattgGTGTAAAAACCGaaatttatggtttaattattttgataattaaaattctataataattttacttgAACCTTAATtcgatttataaaaatcaattccaaaatagtattttttagtACCACTGTtacaaaaatcatcaaattataaaaaaaaaaaaaaccttaactaGCAAATCAAATATTCAACTCAAACTCAGCTAATAAATAGTgaattaaccaattaaaaatattggaaAAGCTTGTTCCGAAGGAAAATCTGAAACTgttggaagaaaagaaaaagggattgACAGAAACACTGTCATTGGACTCGCCCCATAAAACCCTTTTAAAGCCCCTCTAAAGTCTCAGCTAAAAGACTGAATTGAAGGGATATGTCTGTCTCAATCCCTCAAACTGCTTTTTTCTCTCTAACTGTAAGTCTCTTTTGCTCTGTTTATTATTATGTTTCTTCTTTGTTCTACGTTCAGCGAAGATGTGGGTACCGTTGCAGAACGTTAATGGGAGTAGAAGAGCCAACGGGGTGTTAAGGAAACCGCTGATGCTTAGGAGTTTGACGGTGAGAGCTGGTCCAAAGAGGATCTCTTTCGGGGGTGATTGCAGAGAGGCGTTGCAGGCTGGGATTGATAAGTTAGCTGATGCCGTTTCTGTCACCTTGGGTCCTAGAGGTATAACTTGCCtgcctctttttctttttccttttctttccaaTTTCGCATTGTTATAGTTGTTTTTCATGAGCATAGCATTCAAAGTTGGATTAGTGTTAATTGCATTATCAGAGAGAATGCTTTGGTTAATGGGTTCTTAAAGAGAGAATCTTTTACCTTCATTATAATACTAGGATACATTTGTTTGCGTGTATATGTCTTATTTACTTGTTAACTTGATCTTAGATGAAACATTGACCCGAAGCTCATCTCATCTGTCCTATAGGCATCTCAAGCTTAGATGCAGGTGTCCATAgtgttatttttcattttagttttaaccCTTAATGCCCTTTGGGAACGTGATATAGTTTACAGTGCCACAGGATTCAGAACCAAGTAAAGATGATTTATTTGTTATTGAATGTGAATGTGTTGTTTTCATTAATTTGGTGATACTGCATGCTTAATGTGAGTTGCTAATCTATTTTAGATGAACCATGCAGGACGAAATGTTGTTCTTTTTGAGTCTGAGAAACTTAAAGTAGTTAATGATGGTGTCACCATTGCTCGGGCTATAGAACTATCCGATGCTATTGAGAATGCAGGAGCAATGCTAATACAAGAGGTCATTCATGGTTGCTAGATCTCCCTTCCTAATCTTTGTATGGTTTATTTTCGGAAAAGTGATCAGAGATATGTAAGTTTTATGTGTTTCAATGCAGGTTGCAAGTAAAATGAATGATTTGGCTGGTGATGGTACTACCACTGCTATTATTTTAGCTCGAGCCATGATCAAGTTTGGATTGTTGGCAGTTTCTTTTGGAGCTAATCCTGTTTCTCTGAAAAGGGGAATGGATAAGACTGTGAAAGAATTGGTTAAGGACCTGAAGAAGAAAAGTTTGCCAGTGAAAGCGAGGGAGGAAATAAAAGGTTGTGTTATTTAGGTTTCATATGGATTTGCTTGATGAGTTTGatcattttgagaaaaaaaattgattatattaaaGTATACCTTCTTTTCATAGCTGTGGCTTCAATCTCTGCTGGTAATGATGATTTCATTGGGAACTTGATTGCGGAAGCTATAGAAAAGATTGGCCCCGATGGAGTAATTTCTCTTGAGTCATCCTCATCATCTGAAACCTTTGTGATAATTGAAGAAGGAATGAAGGTGGTAAAACTGACTCATGCATGCCAGTCATTTTAGAAAGTGTCTAAATGAAACAGTTGATTTGTGCATAACATTGCAAATAAGACTTTTgctaaaattgaatattatttaggctctatttggttgattcttttactattttcctGTTGAACTGAAAACAAAGAGCAAATAGCATAATGCAAAAGCACAAACCCAATGGAGCCTTACTCTTAATTTAGAAAAACTAAGGTTTTGTTTTAGATTTATGTCCAGTTTAATCCTTGTCTTGGCGGGATCTCAAGATCATGAAATTTATAGATTAAAATGGTTGAATCTGGTTAAATCAAAAGATGGTTTCAttgtttgtataaaaaaaagaagatagtTTCATTTTATCCTGCAGTTAACAGCATGTAGCAGAATTTTACTTTATGACCTAAATTCTTTGGATATCATTCTGAATTTATTAAGATGATTGGACGGTTGCCAATGCTCAGCTGTTGGAacttttttaatcttttcttttaatatttcctCACAGCAGATTGACAAGGGATATATGTCACCCCAGTTCATTACTAATCAAGATAAATCTCTTGTGGAGTTTGACAATGCCAAAGtccttgtcactgatcagaagaTTTCAAGTGTCAAAGAAATTGTTCCTTTACTAGAAAAGACTACGCAGCTGAGTGTCCCTCTGCTAATCTTTGCGGAGGATATCTCAATGCAAGTGCTA harbors:
- the LOC105763057 gene encoding chaperonin 60 subunit alpha 2, chloroplastic isoform X2, with the translated sequence MSVSIPQTAFFSLTNVNGSRRANGVLRKPLMLRSLTVRAGPKRISFGGDCREALQAGIDKLADAVSVTLGPRGRNVVLFESEKLKVVNDGVTIARAIELSDAIENAGAMLIQEVASKMNDLAGDGTTTAIILARAMIKFGLLAVSFGANPVSLKRGMDKTVKELVKDLKKKSLPVKAREEIKAVASISAGNDDFIGNLIAEAIEKIGPDGVISLESSSSSETFVIIEEGMKIDKGYMSPQFITNQDKSLVEFDNAKVLVTDQKISSVKEIVPLLEKTTQLSVPLLIFAEDISMQVLETLVVNKMQGVINVAVVKCPGFGEGKKALLQDIALMTGADFLSGDFGMTLAAATSDQLGVARKVTITSNSTTIVSDPSTKAEIQARIMQIKKDLAETDSAYLSRRLSERIAKLSGGVAVIKVGAHTEMELEDRKLRIEDAKNAAFAAMDEGIVPGGGATYIHLSEQIHTIKNSMEDSDEQIGADIVAKALLAPSKVIATNAGVDGEVVVEKTRKLDWKIGYNAMSGRYEDLINAGVIDPCRVSRCALQSAVSVAGVVLTTQAIMVDKIKTPKPVVPLVPGISP
- the LOC105763057 gene encoding chaperonin 60 subunit alpha 2, chloroplastic isoform X1 codes for the protein MSVSIPQTAFFSLTNVNGSRRANGVLRKPLMLRSLTVRAGPKRISFGGDCREALQAGIDKLADAVSVTLGPRGRNVVLFESEKLKVVNDGVTIARAIELSDAIENAGAMLIQEVASKMNDLAGDGTTTAIILARAMIKFGLLAVSFGANPVSLKRGMDKTVKELVKDLKKKSLPVKAREEIKAVASISAGNDDFIGNLIAEAIEKIGPDGVISLESSSSSETFVIIEEGMKQIDKGYMSPQFITNQDKSLVEFDNAKVLVTDQKISSVKEIVPLLEKTTQLSVPLLIFAEDISMQVLETLVVNKMQGVINVAVVKCPGFGEGKKALLQDIALMTGADFLSGDFGMTLAAATSDQLGVARKVTITSNSTTIVSDPSTKAEIQARIMQIKKDLAETDSAYLSRRLSERIAKLSGGVAVIKVGAHTEMELEDRKLRIEDAKNAAFAAMDEGIVPGGGATYIHLSEQIHTIKNSMEDSDEQIGADIVAKALLAPSKVIATNAGVDGEVVVEKTRKLDWKIGYNAMSGRYEDLINAGVIDPCRVSRCALQSAVSVAGVVLTTQAIMVDKIKTPKPVVPLVPGISP